The Candidatus Methylomirabilota bacterium nucleotide sequence AGCGCTTCGGCGTCGCCGCCCTCGTCGCGCGGCCGGCCCGCACGCTCTCGGGCGGCGAGGCGCAGCGCGTGGCCCTGGCACGGGCCCTCGTGCTGGAGCCGGAACTGCTGCTGCTCGACGAGCCCTTTTCGGCCCTCGATCAGCCGACGCGCGAGGCGCTCATCCAGGATCTCCGCGGGGTGCTCCGAGCCGACCGCGTCACCACCGTGCTCGTGACCCACCATCGCGGCGAGGCCCTGGCCCTCGGCGACCGACTGGCGGTGATGATAGGCGGGCGGATTCTGCAGATCGGCCCGGCCGGCGAGGTGTTCCGGGCGCCCGCCCTCGAGGCGGTGGCGCGCTTCGTGGGGCTCGAGACCATCCTCGACGCGCGCGTGGTCGAGGCGGGCCGCAGCGGCGCGGTGGTGGAGGCGGCCGGCCGGCGGCTCCTGGTGGCGGCGCCCGCGGCGCCGGGCGAGCGCGTGCTGCTCGCGCTGCGCCCCGAGGATCTGCATTTGGCACCCCCCGACGCGGATTCCGCCTCCCGCAACTGCCTGGCCGGACGCGTCACCCACGTGATTCCCGCGCCCCTGCACGTGCGCGTGGTCATCGACTGCGGCGTGCCCGTGATCGCGGTGGTCACGCACCGCACCGCGATGGAGTTGGCGCTCGCGCCCGAGATGCCGGTAGCGGTGTCATTCGCGCCCGAGGCG carries:
- a CDS encoding ABC transporter ATP-binding protein, translated to MTSALGRPVVEVDGLRVAHDGHTVLDVPALAVREGETLGVIGPNGAGKSTLLRVLGLLQAPDAGTVRFRGEAITPARGLAVRRRMASVFQEPLLADASVFENVAMGLRFRGVARAAERGRVLAWLERFGVAALVARPARTLSGGEAQRVALARALVLEPELLLLDEPFSALDQPTREALIQDLRGVLRADRVTTVLVTHHRGEALALGDRLAVMIGGRILQIGPAGEVFRAPALEAVARFVGLETILDARVVEAGRSGAVVEAAGRRLLVAAPAAPGERVLLALRPEDLHLAPPDADSASRNCLAGRVTHVIPAPLHVRVVIDCGVPVIAVVTHRTAMELALAPEMPVAVSFAPEAPHLLRAEGTPTRGAASLDTATRAGV